In Deinobacterium chartae, the following proteins share a genomic window:
- a CDS encoding cupin domain-containing protein, whose amino-acid sequence MRVDRLFDSVHLEPGPGFRVRPFSGEHSTALHFHLEAGAVAAEHAHPHEQLTVILRGELEYVLEGETRVLRAGDAVFVPGNARHGGRALSEVEALEFFTPVREDLMQKLAVAEAVSSSAESSLH is encoded by the coding sequence ATGCGCGTAGACCGTCTGTTTGATTCGGTTCACCTTGAGCCGGGGCCAGGTTTTCGGGTGCGTCCCTTCAGCGGCGAGCACTCGACGGCCCTGCACTTTCACCTCGAGGCCGGTGCGGTGGCAGCCGAGCACGCCCACCCGCACGAGCAGCTCACCGTGATCCTGCGCGGCGAGCTGGAGTATGTCCTCGAGGGTGAAACGCGGGTGTTGCGCGCAGGTGACGCGGTGTTCGTGCCCGGAAACGCCCGGCACGGTGGGCGCGCACTGAGCGAAGTAGAAGCGCTGGAGTTCTTTACTCCCGTGCGGGAGGATCTGATGCAGAAGCTGGCTGTGGCCGAGGCCGTTTCGTCCTCCGCAGAATCCTCATTGCACTAG